The segment tctccttttccatttctctgattttGCATCtaaatgagatgatggatgctcACTAAACGTACTGTGATAATcgtttcatgatgtatgtaaatcaCATCATTGTTCTGTACACGTTAAGCCTATACAATGCTGTATATTAACAATGCCTTGCGCTCTTCCCCGGCCGCTCACTGCAGGACCAACTCCGGTGCCCCTGCCACCTGCGAAGCCGCCGCCCCTGccccgcagccgccgccgccgcctcgggACCGGCTGTATGGTTAGGCCACAATCTTCAATGAGTAGACATATTCCTCAGTTCTGTGGCGTTCTCGGTCACACATTTATGGCGTTTCTGAAGGGCAGTGGAGATTACTGCCAGGCACAGCACGACCTCTATGCAGACAAGTGAACTGCAGAAATTCATTACTGCTCAACCAAGAAGCCCCCAAAAGACTGGTTAACCTGGACACAGAAGTGTTGAATTGAAATCCACAGAGCATTTTTATACAAGAGTTCTGATCTGGATGGGGTAAACCTCAGTGCACTTCCTTTCTATTGCCTCAGTATTACTGGATTGAAGAATTGCTGCTTCTTGTTAagaggttcattcattcattattcccAGCTTCATACTTAAAAGCACTGAGAATTTCAAGTGGAGTATATTAAAGTTGACTGTGTTTCTTTGCATCATTTctgtattcaattttttaaattctttcataTCCCTATTGAGTGTTTTTTAACTAAATTAACATGGCTCGAATGAACCGCCCAACTCCTGTGGAAGTTACATACAGGAACATGAGATTTCTTATTACACACAACCCAACTAATGCAACGTTAAGCAAATTTATAGAGGAACTTAAGAAGTATGGAGTTACCACAATCATAAGAGTATGTGAAGCGACTTATGACACTACTCTTGTGGAGAAAGAAGGCATCCATGTCCTTGATTGGCCTTTGGATGATGGCGCACCAGCATCTAACCAGATTGTTGATGGTTGGTTAAGTCTTGTGAAAATTAAGTTTCGTGAAGACCCTGGTTGTTGTATTGCTGTTCATTGTGTTGCAGGCCTTGGCAGAGCTCCAGTGCTTGTTGCCCTAGCATTAATTGAAGGTGGAATGAAATATGAAGATGCAGTACAGTTCATAAGACAAAAGCGGCGAGGAGCTTTTAACAGCAAGCAACTTTTGTATTTGGAGAAGTATCGTCCTAAAATGCGGCTGCGCTTCAAAGACTCCAATGGGCATAGAAACAACTGTTGTGTTGCATTCAATAAAACCAGGGTGCATGATGCCATTGATTGGAAGTGGAACCTGAGACAGGATGGAATTTGTCGTACATAGCAGATAGCCCGGTTGACTTGGTGAATAAGTCTGATGAAGCTTCCATAAGGAGTGTTGAAAAGCAGTTTTACCAGGCCATAGGCCTGGCAGAATTGTAGTCTCTGTTCAGGTTATGATCAACCTATTTGGATACTAGTAAAGAATTCTTGCTGTTCAGCATTTAATATGTGCTTATAATTTGTACCATTTGACCTTTCCTGAAATCATGCAGTATTGAGTCATGTCATTAAATCTGTTTCCATGCCAGAATCTTACCAATATGTAAGAAATTTAGAAAGACTAGGTGCCAAAATACCCAGCACAATACTTGTATATTTTTAGTATCATATAGAACAAATCCCAGGAACTATGAACACTCTGGACCTTATGTGGTTTATTCCTTGCATCATTTCAAACATAGAAAATAGGGCCTATGAGGTTTGTTTGCTCACAATATGTTTACATCTCCCACACTCATACCAGTATCCATCAGATTTGCTCCCTTTTTAATTAACCAAGTCTTACAGTGATTATTTAATATCTTTCTATAAATCTCACTTTATGTTGTAGAAGGCCTCCATTTTGAAAATCTACATTGTACAGAAGCACATGTCTTTAATGTCTCCAGATAAAAGCCTTACAGTTCATTTTAATGTTTGCACTTTGGGGTGCAACTTACAGGGAGGGCCTGAAAAAAGAATGGGAGGGGACTATTAAGTATTTTTAGTAAAATGTTGCCTTTGTCTTGTGCAGAACATGTAGAATATGTGCtttaattcagtaaatatttttttaaaaggtagaaatACTTTGTTACTGTAACTAAAACAATTCTTAATCAAAATTTCTGAaattcttgtaattttttttcatacttaCCTGAAGTTGTTTACCAACTTAGTTTTGTTTGAAGTGTGATTCCCAGCCTCTCTTGCAAAAAAAAGTGGGTTTCTGCTAATGAATTGAGCagacatttaatattttatatactttttgaGCTGTGTAACTTAATATTTGGATACTTGACAATTTGTTTTATTATGTAATTGATAAAATGGTGATGTGTATTAACGTTAGCTCAACCATATATTTATACTGTCCGGGAACAAGTGGTTATAGATCTGTGGGAGAAATAATTTGTCAGTGTTCACCAGCTTGTAAAAATCTAGTGCAAGAGCTTAAACATTAAATAAACGATGATATGCATTTatcgtcaaaaaaaaaaaaaaaaacacacaatgcctcaataaaactggaaggaaaaaatagaaacagacagcagaatggtggttgccaggagcctgggaagggaatggaaactTGTGGGTTAATGGGTAcacagtttcagttttgcaagatgaaaaagttctggagatggggtGCACAACGATGTGGTCATACTTAATACCAAAATGTACACTtcatggttaagatggtaaattttatattatgtgcatcttaccacaattaaaagtaaaaatttccaaagatataaaatatacagGAAAGTGCAGAGACTAAAACAACCACTTACCCAGACTGAAAGCTCCTCTCCCACCCTCCGCCTTGCTTTCCCCTCCATCTCCCAGAGCAGGTATGTACGTGGGTCATGCTTTATTCTCCTGCTTTTACTTTCCTTCTCTCCATCCCCAAACATACGTATTATCCTGACATATCGCAAAAATatatcttgaggggaaaaaagcaaattgcaaaaaaaaaaaaatgctactaattataatttccattttaaaggcATACAATCCCACAGCAGCTTCAAGCAGAAGTGAGGGTGTCCACATTTATAAGCTAGACTCTGCTAAAGCATGCTGGTCTCAGATTCAACTTGCTAAAATACTGGAAATAATCTGCCTGCTGTTTTGGTGAGCAGTGTCCTATACTTCAAAGTCCTATTTTTGTTTTCACTGGATGCCCCTCTCATTCAGCCTGGCTAAGACCTTAGTCCTCCTCCCAGTTAGGGCATCACCTCCTGGCCTGACCAACACGGTCACAGTAGACACCCTATCACAGATTCACTAGCCAGCCCCACGATGCTCCTGCCTGTGCGTTCACTGCCGCAGATGCCCCAATTTCTGGCCCACTGCAGTCTAACAGGTGTGCCCCAGAGACTTAGGGGATTAACAGATAGTTGTGAAAATATACGGTTTTATTTTTAGGCTTATGGTAAAACATAACCTTCTGCATCATGGAAATACATGAACAATTCATCTTTCAAAGAAAGAATCAAATAAAACACTGAAACTGAGACACAAAGCTGAGAATTTGAGTCTTTCTCACGTTAAGAAACTCCACAACAAAATTCCAATAAATGCCATTCTTTGAACTTAAATGTCTGAAagctatattatatataatgagaGTTTTACATATAATTTGTTTCATACACCTTTACACTTCAAGCATAACGTAAGTTATCTGGTCAGTATtaacattattttactttttatgttcACCCTCAAGTCAGTGTCACTTGGGTCACCCACTCCGAatagaaaatttatttcatttctgcatAGGTTAGATCTTCAGTTTTAATAGAGGCAATCATAATCAAGTAATCTGACCTAAAAGCAGAGTGAAAAGCCCAAAGGATGTGACAAGGTTAAATGgctttctctttacttttctgcATAGATGAAGTTAGTTTTTCTTGAGCGaatcacttcacttctctgaggctcagtttctcaCGGGCACAATGAGGATAATAAAACCACCTGACATGAAACTGGACGGATCAGAGGTAAAGAGGTCAGAGGTGACATGTGCGGTGCCTAGTACCGTGTCTGGCACCTCACTGTTAGGAACTATGTTTAACAGAACTCTTTTTAAACCATTTCATGAAGATCAAATGCAGGTGAAGGGGAAACACAAAGAAATCTGTTGATTTGTTTTTTGTTGGTTATATGTTTGTTTCTTGGCTTGCTTCTGGCTTTGCTAATCTGATCAGTTGTTTCTCTGAATTAAACAAATCAATATACTGGTTTAACTATAAATAGGTCACAGCTGTTTATAATCAATCTATATTTCTGGATTACTACTGGGTGATTTTCTGGGAAGGAAAGATGAAGCTACATCCCCATGTCACACTATACACGTGGATAAACTGCAAATGAATCAAAGACTGTACATGAAACATAAAGAACtacaagaaatggaaaaattttatGATCTTGGAGAAAGGAAGGCAATTCCAACTATGACTCATAATTCAGAtgtcataaaacaaacaaaaaaaaagatcaactgattcattacataaaaatactaaaaaaaaattctgtgacaaactcaaaagacaataaaatacTAGAAATTTGATTTCAACACATGCTACAAAGGGCTTATCTCTATAATATATAGTAAATTGCtggaaataaaaaacacagaCCAACAATCCAATAGAAAAAATTGCCACGTATGAATGatctttaaatatatgaaaagatttcAATTGCAGTCACAGTAAAAgcggtgcaaaaaaaaaaaaaatactacactAAGTTGCAGTTTCCCACCTGTCAAATTTGCAAACATCCAAAAGTTTGTTTAAACATTTGGCTGGCAAAGTTGTGAAGAAATATGGACTCTTCATGCACTATTGGAGGCAGTGAAAATCATTTAACACCAATGAAAGTAAATTCAGTAACAACTGTAATGATAAGTGCATTTATCCTAGCAAGTCTATTTCTGGGGGGTTGCCTTAAAGATATACCTACATACTTagaaaataacatatatttattactGGTTATTCATCACAGAATTCTTTGTAATAGCAATAACCTGGAAGCAACTCACATATCCATCTTAAGGGAACCAGTTCTCTAACTATGACTCAGCCACAAAATGGAATAGTCTGTAGCccagaaaaagaatgaggaagccttctgtctgtgtgtgtgtgtgtgtgtgtgtgtgtattagttactcagtcatgtccgactctttgcaacctcatggactgtagcccaccaggctcctctgtccatggaattctccagacaagaatactggagtgggttgccattcccttctctaggggatcttcctgacccagggatcgaagccaggtctcccacattgtgggcagattctttactgagtcaccagggaagcccaaggaagccCTCTACACACAAAGAAGGATGGCAGATGGTTGAATGAAAAAAGTATAAAACTGGCCACACAGTCGGAGACGTTTTAATCAAAGAAAGGAAGGTATAATGAACAGATATTTATATTTGCTTGCATTTACATAAAGAGGTGCTAGACACAAAACTGGAATAGAATAAAGTGGTTTCCTACCAAGGTAGGAAGAATAGAGTGAATGAGGATGAAGGTAGGAACTAGATTTCCTAGTGTATTCATTTTAagatcattttgattttttaacaGGTGACTGTGTTACCTATTCATAAAATTATACTTAAGATGTATTTACTGTTTACCTGCTAGGTAGAAAGCCCTGTGTTCAGCACTATAGTAACACTTTTAAACCAGCTACAATGATTAATTATGAGCATCAGTGTGCCTGACACAGTGTCTGAGTTGGTTGATGGGGGTTGAGGGAGGAAGGGAACTCATGGTGTATAAGTCGTATTGGAGTAAAATTTCCATCTTTGACTTGTACTTCCCTGCCTCAGGGCCCAGCATGAATATGATCTTAGAGGAGACAAGACACACCTGGATAAAAAGATACCTATCAATGGTGTACAATAGAGCTAAATAAATACTGAAGGAAATATACTTCTAGATCACAAGAGAGAAAAGTCCTACTGCTGAACTCATCCAGAAAGGCTTCAGAGAAAGTAAAACTGGAGCTCAGTCTTGGGTATCATATAAATTAAACGTTTTTCACAAAAAGTTCTTCCACAGAAAAAAGTGAACTTTTTCTgtacaaatgctttttttttttttctcccagaaccACCTTGATTATGCTGATTTTTCTGAATGGGGGTTGAGGGTAAGGGAATGTAatgggaaggcaggaaggagatgCTCCATCCTTTCTACTCAATTATCAAAAAGTGAATAATGTCACAAAATTAGGTTTTCCTGGTCATCTCAGTccttccttaaaataaaaatagtacacaGAAATCAGAGTCTGCACTGAAACAATTCAAAAAGTTATACTACTGTATTTTATTGCTTTCTCACTTAAAATTTCACATCACCTCGGGAAGTTTTTCTCTTTGTCAGCTTTCATAGACAGTTCCTCTGCATGGGTTGGCCAGAATCAGGAGAGGAACAGCAAGTTTCTGTTCCTGTCCTACACTTACAAAGAGATATCGCTTTGTAAGTGcttatgccaatgcaggagacgcaagagacacgggtttgatctctgggtcaggaagatactccggagaaggaaatgtctacccactctagtattcttgcctgggaaactccacggacaggggagcaaagagttgggcaggactgaggaGCAACTAAACATGCACAATAGGGCTATAGCGAAGGGAAGAGGGAACGCACCTGGGAGGGGTCATTGCCCTGATGCTCAGGATTGGAACTGCCCACCTGAATGGCCTCCTTGGCACAGGGGGCCCACCTTTGAACACTTCCTGTGATGGGAACTCACTACCACCATCATCTGGATGCAAGCTTTTATGTTGAGA is part of the Bubalus kerabau isolate K-KA32 ecotype Philippines breed swamp buffalo chromosome 4, PCC_UOA_SB_1v2, whole genome shotgun sequence genome and harbors:
- the LOC129649886 gene encoding protein tyrosine phosphatase type IVA 1-like, which gives rise to MARMNRPTPVEVTYRNMRFLITHNPTNATLSKFIEELKKYGVTTIIRVCEATYDTTLVEKEGIHVLDWPLDDGAPASNQIVDGWLSLVKIKFREDPGCCIAVHCVAGLGRAPVLVALALIEGGMKYEDAVQFIRQKRRGAFNSKQLLYLEKYRPKMRLRFKDSNGHRNNCCVAFNKTRVHDAIDWKWNLRQDGICRT